From Topomyia yanbarensis strain Yona2022 unplaced genomic scaffold, ASM3024719v1 HiC_scaffold_22, whole genome shotgun sequence, one genomic window encodes:
- the LOC131694983 gene encoding uncharacterized protein LOC131694983, translating into MADPAAEKDELAPPSPDGSGSAPSSDNRDEHGQSMLHFACARSHGKNALIQLIEESGTSITYRDELYRTARDVSLQATQPDNSREIDRYVLGLAARGDLDTLTNMLLDGYDHIADVVGSDGTTILQVASSRGHRDVVRFLEGIREFEENRESLLNAVRDQNIQRVMKITQLSDGMKLAKAKNYYGRCSLHIAVLFENEEIVEYLATHFKHVLKIGDNLERTPLHYAMGIGNVEAISRILIKNGAKRVMKDLKGRQPSYYFMNKADILRLQEEEKE; encoded by the exons ATGGCCGATCCTGCTGCGGAGAAAGATGAACTGGCACCTCCGTCGCCGGATGGTTCTGGCAGTGCGCCTTCCAGCGATAACAGG GACGAACATGGTCAAAGTATGCTTCATTTTGCATGCGCTAGATCACATGGCAAAAATGCGTTGATTCAGTTGATTGAAGAATCGG GGACTAGTATCACATATCGCGATGAGCTGTACCGAACTGCTAGAGATGTCTCACTGCAAGCTACTCAGCCGGATAATTCGCGAGAAATTGATCGCTACGTGCTTGGCTTGGCCGCTCGTGGAGATTTGGATACGTTGACCAATATGTTGCTGGACGGCTACGACCACATTGCCGATGTGGTGGGTTCAGACGGAACGACTATTCTACAGGTGGCATCATCCAGGGGCCATCGGGATGTAGTTCGCTTTTTAGAAGGGATTCGAGAATTCGAG GAAAACCGGGAAAGTTTGCTGAATGCCGTACGCGACCAGAATATTCAAAGAGTAATGAAAATTACTCAACTTTCGGATGGCATGAAACTTGCGAAAGCTAAAAACTACTATG GACGCTGCTctctgcatattgctgtattgtTTGAAAATGAAGAAATTGTAGAATATCTTGCAACGCACTTTAAGCATGTGCTTAAAATTGGCGACAAT ttggaGCGGACACCTCTCCATTATGCAATGGGAATCGGCAATGTAGAGGCAATCAGTCGTATACTGATTAAGAATGGAGCTAAACGGGTTATGAAAGATCTCAAAGGACGGCAACCTAGTTACTACTTTATGAACAAGGCCGATATTTTACGTCTGCAGGAAGAAGAGAAGGAATaa